In Hwangdonia lutea, a single window of DNA contains:
- a CDS encoding MFS transporter, protein MKNKISETTFQILYFISFSHLINDLIQGVIPSVYPLLKEKYHLSFVQIGLLTFAFQFSASILQPLIGYYTDKRPQVYALIFGFLISTFGVLFLSFANGFISIIISCVLIGVGSAIFHPESSRIANLASGGKIGVAQSIFQIGGNLGTAIAPLLVALIVLPDSQELIIVFIIPLIIGFFILKKIAIWHKKYLVNIQLKKSIVSISNFDFPKKKMKLILGILLVIIFSKFIYAASLSNYYSFYLIEKFNLSIEQAQIHLFIYLFSYMLGTIIGGPFGDKFGRLYVIWFSVLGAIPFILMLPYVSLFYTDVFMVTIGLIMASAFPAIISYAQELLPKKLGVISGMFYGFAFGVAAVGSALIGLLADFTSIYFVYQLCSFLPLIGVVSFFLPNINKKIKLKKH, encoded by the coding sequence ATGAAAAATAAAATTTCTGAAACTACTTTTCAGATTCTCTATTTTATAAGCTTTTCTCATCTTATAAATGATTTAATTCAAGGGGTTATTCCATCAGTTTATCCGCTGCTGAAAGAGAAGTATCATCTTTCTTTCGTTCAAATTGGTTTATTAACCTTTGCTTTTCAATTTAGCGCATCAATTTTGCAACCATTAATTGGTTATTATACAGATAAGAGACCTCAGGTCTATGCTTTAATTTTCGGATTTCTTATATCAACTTTTGGCGTTCTGTTTTTATCTTTTGCAAACGGTTTTATCTCAATAATAATTTCCTGTGTTTTAATAGGTGTAGGATCTGCCATTTTTCATCCAGAGTCTAGTCGAATTGCCAATTTAGCATCTGGTGGTAAGATTGGAGTTGCTCAATCAATATTTCAAATTGGAGGCAATTTGGGTACAGCAATTGCGCCATTATTGGTAGCTTTAATTGTTTTGCCTGATTCTCAAGAATTAATTATTGTTTTTATAATACCATTAATTATTGGGTTCTTTATACTGAAGAAAATTGCAATTTGGCATAAAAAGTATTTAGTAAATATTCAATTAAAAAAAAGTATTGTTTCTATATCAAATTTTGATTTTCCAAAGAAGAAGATGAAATTAATATTAGGAATATTATTAGTGATAATTTTTTCGAAATTTATATATGCCGCAAGTCTATCAAATTACTATAGTTTTTATTTGATTGAAAAATTCAATCTCTCAATAGAACAAGCTCAAATTCATCTATTTATATATCTATTTTCGTATATGTTGGGAACTATTATAGGTGGACCATTTGGTGACAAATTTGGACGTTTGTATGTTATATGGTTTTCAGTTTTAGGAGCAATACCCTTCATTTTAATGCTACCTTATGTTAGCCTTTTTTATACGGATGTTTTTATGGTAACTATAGGATTGATTATGGCATCTGCATTTCCTGCAATAATTTCTTATGCCCAAGAATTATTGCCTAAAAAACTAGGGGTAATTTCAGGAATGTTTTATGGATTTGCATTTGGAGTAGCCGCTGTTGGTTCTGCTTTAATTGGGCTTTTGGCCGATTTCACCTCCATTTATTTTGTGTACCAATTATGTTCGTTTCTTCCTTTAATAGGAGTTGTTAGCTTCTTCTTACCTAATATAAATAAGAAAATAAAACTTAAAAAACACTAA
- a CDS encoding NmrA family NAD(P)-binding protein codes for MKNKSNILVIGGTGKTGRKVASKLIGSGHRVRIGSRSATPSFDWDNSETWIEALQGMDKVYITFQPDLAVPGALEAIENLTKLAKISKVKKLVLLSGKGEREAELCEQVIIHSGIDYTIVRASWFNQNFSESFFLEPILEGFVALPQADAKVPYVDTDDIADVAVEALLHEKHNSKIYQLTGPRQLTFKQVIKEISSVIGRDITFTPIALPAYVNVMNQQGVPTEFVWLIEYLFSEVLGNPDNSEITNDIEKVLGRKPKDFSEYVKENAQLGVWTPKIDAN; via the coding sequence ATGAAAAATAAAAGTAACATTTTAGTAATTGGCGGAACTGGAAAAACAGGCCGTAAAGTAGCTAGTAAATTAATCGGATCTGGACATCGTGTAAGAATTGGTTCCCGATCTGCAACACCTTCTTTTGATTGGGACAATTCCGAAACTTGGATTGAAGCTCTACAGGGTATGGATAAAGTCTATATAACGTTTCAACCAGATTTAGCGGTTCCTGGAGCTTTAGAGGCCATTGAAAATTTAACCAAGCTTGCGAAGATAAGCAAAGTAAAAAAACTGGTACTCTTGTCTGGTAAAGGAGAAAGAGAAGCAGAATTATGTGAACAGGTGATTATTCATTCGGGTATTGATTATACCATTGTTCGAGCAAGTTGGTTTAACCAAAATTTTAGTGAGAGTTTCTTTTTAGAGCCTATATTGGAAGGGTTTGTAGCCTTACCACAGGCTGATGCAAAAGTGCCTTATGTAGATACTGATGATATTGCTGATGTAGCTGTTGAAGCATTATTACATGAAAAACACAATAGTAAAATATATCAATTAACAGGGCCAAGACAATTAACTTTTAAACAAGTGATTAAAGAAATATCGTCTGTAATAGGTAGGGACATAACCTTTACTCCAATTGCTTTACCTGCATATGTTAATGTTATGAATCAACAAGGAGTTCCAACTGAATTTGTTTGGTTAATTGAATATTTGTTCTCTGAAGTTCTAGGAAACCCTGATAATTCTGAAATCACCAATGATATTGAAAAAGTATTAGGAAGGAAACCTAAAGACTTTTCAGAGTATGTAAAAGAAAATGCCCAATTGGGTGTTTGGACACCAAAAATTGATGCTAACTAA
- a CDS encoding DUF1772 domain-containing protein translates to MNFTFENIGIVALILLTGLSAGLCFTWSNAVTLGIGNLNDRGYLSAFQQMNRTILNPAFFIVFFGPFFLGLINLFTLRSSSNSLIVLLILAVGIYLIGVLLVTFFGNVPLNQILYKTDLSSASTEDLKILRDTFEGQWNRLHLIRTISSIASFLILIISHTRITE, encoded by the coding sequence ATGAATTTCACTTTTGAAAATATAGGAATAGTTGCTCTAATATTGCTAACTGGATTATCAGCAGGGCTTTGCTTTACATGGTCTAATGCAGTCACTCTTGGGATTGGCAATTTAAATGACCGTGGTTATTTAAGCGCTTTTCAACAAATGAATAGAACAATACTTAACCCAGCATTTTTTATTGTATTCTTTGGACCTTTCTTTCTAGGGTTAATCAATTTATTTACCCTTAGAAGTTCATCAAACTCTTTAATCGTGTTATTAATCTTAGCCGTTGGGATTTACCTAATTGGAGTTTTACTGGTCACTTTTTTTGGAAATGTACCACTAAATCAAATTTTATACAAAACAGATTTGAGCTCAGCGAGTACAGAGGACCTAAAAATTCTTAGAGACACATTTGAAGGGCAATGGAATCGTTTGCATTTAATTAGAACAATTAGTTCTATAGCGTCATTCCTCATACTTATAATAAGCCATACTCGTATTACGGAATAA
- a CDS encoding DUF5367 family protein, with protein sequence MKTKRAILLGIAIWIIAVLFYSISYYVPILENPNTQANVVLFIVVIPLVWFGCSFYYKKDKKTHGLKVAQTMLLTSVALDALITVPLFEIPNGGSHYTFFTSIGFWIIAFEFLLVAVLYWYVCVYPQNITARQ encoded by the coding sequence ATGAAAACTAAACGCGCCATTTTACTAGGTATAGCTATTTGGATTATTGCCGTACTTTTTTATTCAATTTCTTATTATGTTCCTATTTTAGAAAACCCTAATACACAAGCAAATGTAGTGCTGTTTATTGTTGTTATACCATTAGTATGGTTTGGTTGTTCTTTTTATTACAAAAAAGACAAAAAAACACATGGACTTAAAGTTGCCCAAACCATGCTGTTAACAAGTGTTGCTTTAGATGCGTTGATTACAGTGCCCTTATTTGAAATTCCAAATGGTGGAAGTCATTATACCTTTTTTACCTCTATAGGGTTCTGGATTATAGCTTTTGAATTCTTATTAGTAGCAGTTTTATACTGGTATGTTTGTGTATATCCTCAAAATATAACGGCAAGACAATAA
- a CDS encoding helix-turn-helix transcriptional regulator: protein MTRDFIHINDFIILVEEAKTNEPTTDSCFFDEPLIAVAFYGSGNVDLNVKYGTKNKIFSYTKGLALSFYADENVEFLHSVSPLKSLQCIVVATSINNIDNLPNEEGELFSEMLNQLVNPSDHYVEGPTFYMTPEMQTIVDSLFNIQYEGKTKMMFFRSQITALLSHFFGQLASLKTAKIKTTEREKLNQAKDILLNNLDNPPSLSEISKQIGLNTFKLKKEFKEFFGVPVFKYLQNERLTLAHEMIRNQETTVQEASWHVGYDSLSSFSNAFEKKFGYRPSQIK, encoded by the coding sequence ATGACAAGAGATTTTATCCACATAAATGATTTCATTATTTTGGTTGAAGAAGCAAAAACCAATGAGCCAACAACAGATTCTTGTTTTTTTGACGAACCATTAATAGCAGTTGCATTTTATGGCTCAGGAAATGTTGATTTAAATGTGAAATATGGAACCAAAAACAAAATATTTAGTTACACAAAAGGTTTGGCGCTTTCATTTTATGCCGACGAAAATGTTGAATTCTTACATTCAGTTTCTCCTTTAAAATCACTCCAATGTATTGTGGTTGCTACATCTATTAATAACATAGATAATTTACCCAATGAAGAAGGTGAGCTCTTTAGCGAAATGCTAAACCAGTTGGTTAATCCTTCAGATCACTATGTGGAAGGGCCAACATTTTATATGACTCCTGAAATGCAGACAATAGTAGATTCTCTATTTAACATACAATACGAAGGCAAGACTAAAATGATGTTTTTTAGAAGTCAGATTACAGCTTTGTTATCTCATTTTTTTGGTCAATTGGCAAGTTTAAAAACTGCAAAAATTAAAACTACTGAACGTGAAAAACTCAATCAAGCTAAAGATATATTGTTGAACAATTTGGATAATCCACCTTCGTTAAGCGAAATTTCCAAACAAATTGGTTTAAATACGTTTAAACTAAAAAAGGAATTTAAAGAGTTTTTCGGCGTGCCAGTTTTTAAGTACCTACAAAATGAGCGTCTAACTTTAGCACATGAAATGATTAGAAACCAGGAAACGACGGTGCAAGAAGCCTCATGGCATGTTGGCTACGATAGTTTGAGTTCGTTTTCAAACGCCTTCGAAAAAAAATTTGGTTATCGCCCTAGTCAAATTAAATAG
- a CDS encoding alpha/beta fold hydrolase, translated as MFFKSQEGKEKIISLYNQKLKELNIEYSEKLVETKFGATNVIITGDTKQPPLLLIHGTGGCAPLILESFPNFASKYCVFAVDVLAQPNKSAENRLDMKSLEYGKWLIEIIIKLRLKDVTLVGFSFGGFISLKALEFNETPIKHVFLIAPVYIVNGNPLLNLWKMFIPLKKFIKTNNQKHIKKVMSVLFSDYDDFALAFMSNTFQHCNMDFSPLPVISKDSAKNIKTPISIFAADKDIMFPGKKMIKRASKIFPSLKEVVLIKNSKHVPSATDNVMVQNKILN; from the coding sequence ATGTTTTTTAAATCACAAGAAGGGAAAGAAAAAATCATATCCCTTTACAATCAAAAGTTAAAGGAGCTGAATATTGAATATTCTGAAAAATTGGTAGAAACAAAGTTTGGAGCTACTAATGTTATAATTACAGGAGATACTAAACAACCGCCTTTGCTACTTATTCATGGTACTGGTGGTTGTGCGCCTTTAATTTTAGAGTCTTTTCCCAATTTTGCCTCTAAATATTGCGTCTTTGCAGTAGATGTATTAGCACAACCCAATAAAAGTGCAGAGAACAGATTGGATATGAAATCTTTAGAATATGGTAAATGGCTTATTGAAATAATCATAAAACTAAGGCTGAAAGACGTTACATTAGTTGGGTTTTCCTTTGGTGGTTTCATCAGTTTAAAAGCACTAGAGTTCAATGAAACACCAATTAAGCATGTTTTCTTAATTGCACCTGTGTATATTGTGAATGGCAATCCACTCTTAAATTTATGGAAGATGTTTATTCCATTGAAAAAATTCATCAAAACTAATAACCAAAAGCATATTAAAAAAGTAATGAGCGTACTGTTTTCTGACTACGATGATTTTGCTTTAGCCTTTATGTCAAATACATTTCAACACTGCAACATGGATTTCTCACCACTGCCTGTTATTTCTAAAGATTCAGCTAAAAATATAAAAACACCAATCAGCATTTTTGCTGCTGATAAAGACATCATGTTTCCAGGTAAAAAAATGATAAAAAGAGCAAGTAAAATATTTCCTTCTCTAAAAGAAGTTGTTTTAATTAAAAACTCTAAACATGTTCCAAGTGCAACTGATAATGTAATGGTTCAAAATAAAATTTTGAATTAG
- a CDS encoding NAD(P)-dependent alcohol dehydrogenase — protein sequence MVFKPNNITHVQAAPICDGFLTSYSFLKDIGNLKKEQHILINGASGSLGTAAIQLAKNIGATVTGVCSTKNVDLVKSIGADHVIDYKKHDFTKTGNFYDVIYDTVGKSTYRRCKKILYNEGVFITPVLSIGVLWHSIIVPTKVKFSATGIRKQNDLKGLLTELTTFFSQGKLNTIIDRTYKLENIVEAHKYIESGHKIGNIAIINQ from the coding sequence ATGGTATTTAAACCAAACAACATAACTCATGTACAAGCAGCGCCAATTTGTGATGGCTTCCTAACATCCTATAGTTTTTTAAAAGATATAGGTAACTTAAAAAAAGAGCAACACATTTTAATTAATGGAGCATCAGGTAGCTTGGGGACTGCAGCTATTCAACTAGCAAAAAATATAGGAGCTACCGTAACTGGAGTATGTAGTACTAAAAATGTAGATTTAGTAAAATCAATAGGAGCTGATCATGTGATAGACTATAAAAAACATGATTTTACAAAAACAGGAAATTTTTATGATGTTATTTATGACACTGTAGGCAAATCAACTTATAGAAGGTGTAAAAAAATCCTGTATAATGAAGGCGTTTTTATCACACCAGTATTAAGTATTGGTGTATTATGGCACTCTATTATAGTGCCTACAAAAGTAAAATTTTCAGCAACAGGCATTAGAAAACAAAACGATTTAAAAGGGTTGTTAACTGAATTGACAACGTTTTTTTCTCAAGGAAAACTCAATACAATTATTGATAGAACTTATAAATTAGAAAATATTGTAGAAGCGCACAAATATATTGAAAGTGGCCATAAAATAGGAAATATAGCAATCATCAATCAATAA
- a CDS encoding DUF6624 domain-containing protein, which yields MKNILLFSLLVIMSCSCKTKAKETSTTTENQKNLITILDTIWNTEQRPITLRDSLMEIHGAESELVKQQQAIYEHNHKINEKIVKNILDKYGWPTKEMAGENGNWIICNVIQHSDNEIRIQYLPMMRQAVKDKKLEPRFFVRAEDRIATERGDLQIYGGQMKYYPETKSFNLWPVYDPANIDKRRTAIGLDSIAIFLKNRFDFEWNLEEQIKRTEEFKLKKQNRL from the coding sequence ATGAAAAATATTTTATTATTCAGTTTATTAGTAATAATGAGTTGCTCTTGTAAAACCAAGGCTAAAGAAACATCGACAACAACGGAGAATCAAAAAAATCTAATTACTATTCTAGATACTATCTGGAATACAGAGCAGCGACCAATTACGTTAAGAGATTCGCTTATGGAAATACATGGCGCTGAATCGGAATTGGTTAAGCAACAACAAGCCATTTATGAGCACAATCACAAAATCAATGAAAAGATAGTAAAAAATATATTAGACAAATATGGATGGCCAACTAAAGAAATGGCTGGAGAAAACGGAAATTGGATAATATGCAATGTCATTCAACATTCAGATAATGAAATTAGAATACAATATCTTCCAATGATGAGGCAAGCTGTAAAGGACAAGAAACTAGAGCCTCGGTTCTTTGTAAGAGCTGAAGATAGAATTGCTACAGAAAGAGGTGATTTACAAATTTATGGTGGACAGATGAAATACTATCCAGAAACCAAGAGTTTTAACCTTTGGCCTGTGTATGATCCAGCGAATATTGATAAAAGAAGAACAGCAATTGGACTTGATTCGATCGCCATATTTCTTAAAAATAGATTTGATTTTGAATGGAATTTAGAAGAGCAAATAAAAAGAACTGAAGAATTTAAATTGAAAAAGCAAAATAGGTTGTAA